One Thioclava electrotropha DNA segment encodes these proteins:
- the dusB gene encoding tRNA dihydrouridine synthase DusB, producing the protein MAGITDLPFRRMVARFGAGLVVSEMVASGEMLTAKPSVRAKARVEMGLELPTSVQLAGREPEPMAEAAKMVADMGARIIDINMGCPAKKVTGGASGSALMRDPDHALRLIEATVGAVDLPVTLKMRLGWCDDTHNAAEIARRAEAAGVKMIVVHGRTRMQFYKGNADWAAIAETVDAVSIPVIANGDVVDASSARAALAQSGAAGVMVGRGAQGAPWRLAEIGHEIFGSPKPQVPYGNALCDYISEHYEAILSFYGRDLGLRLARKHLGWYCEAANAPLRAEMMVSQTPEATLSLIERAFGERCAA; encoded by the coding sequence ATGGCCGGGATCACCGACCTTCCGTTCCGGCGGATGGTGGCGCGTTTCGGCGCGGGTCTTGTCGTGTCCGAGATGGTGGCCTCGGGAGAGATGCTGACCGCGAAACCCTCGGTGCGCGCGAAAGCACGGGTCGAGATGGGGCTGGAGCTGCCGACCTCGGTGCAGCTTGCCGGGCGCGAGCCCGAACCGATGGCTGAGGCCGCGAAGATGGTCGCCGACATGGGCGCGCGGATCATCGACATCAATATGGGCTGCCCGGCCAAGAAGGTGACGGGCGGGGCGTCGGGTTCGGCGCTGATGCGCGATCCCGATCATGCACTGCGGCTGATCGAGGCGACGGTGGGCGCGGTCGACCTGCCGGTGACGCTGAAGATGCGGCTGGGTTGGTGTGACGATACGCATAACGCGGCCGAGATCGCGCGCCGGGCCGAGGCTGCGGGCGTGAAGATGATCGTCGTGCATGGGCGCACGCGGATGCAGTTCTACAAGGGCAACGCCGATTGGGCCGCGATTGCCGAGACCGTCGACGCGGTCTCGATCCCGGTGATCGCCAATGGCGACGTGGTCGATGCGAGCTCCGCGCGCGCAGCGCTTGCGCAATCGGGCGCGGCGGGTGTGATGGTCGGTCGCGGGGCGCAGGGCGCGCCGTGGCGGCTGGCTGAAATCGGGCACGAAATCTTCGGATCGCCGAAGCCGCAGGTTCCCTATGGGAATGCGCTTTGCGATTATATTTCAGAGCATTACGAGGCGATCTTGAGTTTCTACGGACGTGATCTCGGGCTGCGTCTCGCGCGCAAGCATCTGGGCTGGTATTGCGAGGCGGCGAATGCGCCGCTGCGCGCCGAGATGATGGTCAGCCAGACGCCGGAGGCGACCTTGTCGCTGATCGAGCGTGCTTTCGGGGAAAGGTGCGCCGCATGA
- a CDS encoding CinA family protein → MSPASDVLDACKARGLMVATAESCTGGMVAAALTDIPGSSAVVERGFVTYTNDAKREMLGVSAESLDAHGAVSEEVAREMAEGALSHSHAQIAVAITGIAGPGGSEFKPEGRVCFGLAREGAETQVETVEFGALGRDKVREAARDHALALLLSAAQA, encoded by the coding sequence ATGAGCCCCGCGTCGGACGTTCTCGACGCCTGCAAGGCGCGCGGCCTGATGGTCGCGACCGCCGAGAGCTGCACCGGCGGCATGGTCGCCGCAGCCCTCACCGATATTCCGGGCTCGTCGGCGGTCGTGGAGCGCGGTTTCGTCACCTACACCAATGACGCCAAACGCGAGATGCTGGGCGTCAGCGCGGAAAGCCTCGACGCCCATGGCGCGGTCTCCGAGGAGGTCGCGCGTGAGATGGCCGAGGGCGCGCTGAGCCACTCCCACGCTCAGATCGCGGTCGCGATCACCGGCATCGCAGGACCGGGCGGCTCGGAATTCAAACCCGAGGGCCGCGTCTGTTTCGGCCTCGCGCGCGAGGGCGCCGAAACCCAAGTCGAGACGGTCGAATTCGGCGCACTCGGCCGCGACAAGGTGCGCGAAGCGGCCCGCGATCACGCGCTCGCCCTGCTGCTTTCGGCGGCGCAAGCCTGA
- a CDS encoding two-component system sensor histidine kinase NtrB: protein MNLPAPGIIWTSLPTPALLIDGDDLVDEVNPAAELFLNLSAKALRGKAIGERLAISAPLEEIFYRVRKNRASLFVNDVELTTGEKAPVQCNLQAAPVGEDPDRVLLLIEPRELADRLGRASLVKSAARSAIGMAEMLAHEIKNPLAGIAGAAQLLSMNLSGEDLELTDLIVDETRRIVKLLEQVEQFGNVRAPEKKPVNIHDVLDRARKSAGVGFGAHMTIKEDYDPSLPPTLGDADQLTQVFLNLLKNAAEASEGNGEIKIRTFYEHSLRLRRADGSGQPLPLQIEIIDDGPGIPPEISNEIFEPFVSGRENGTGLGLALVSKIINDHDGWVTLDSVPGKTRFRISLPVAPKEA from the coding sequence ATGAACCTTCCGGCCCCCGGCATTATCTGGACCTCGCTGCCGACCCCGGCTTTGCTGATCGACGGCGATGATCTCGTCGACGAGGTGAACCCGGCCGCCGAGCTGTTTCTTAACCTCTCCGCCAAGGCGCTGAGAGGTAAGGCGATCGGCGAAAGGCTCGCGATTTCCGCGCCTTTGGAAGAAATCTTCTATCGGGTTCGGAAGAACCGTGCCTCGCTCTTCGTTAACGATGTCGAGTTGACGACGGGCGAGAAAGCCCCGGTGCAATGCAATCTGCAAGCCGCGCCTGTGGGCGAAGACCCCGACAGGGTGCTGCTGCTGATCGAGCCGCGCGAGCTGGCTGACCGGTTGGGCCGCGCGAGCCTCGTGAAATCGGCGGCGCGCTCGGCCATCGGCATGGCGGAGATGCTGGCCCATGAGATCAAGAACCCGCTCGCCGGGATCGCCGGGGCGGCCCAGCTTCTAAGCATGAACTTGTCCGGCGAAGACCTTGAATTGACGGACCTAATCGTCGACGAGACGCGCCGGATCGTGAAGCTGCTCGAACAGGTCGAACAGTTCGGAAACGTCCGCGCACCGGAGAAGAAGCCGGTCAATATCCATGACGTGCTCGACCGCGCGCGCAAATCCGCAGGCGTCGGCTTCGGCGCACATATGACGATCAAGGAGGATTACGATCCCTCGCTACCGCCGACGCTGGGCGATGCGGATCAGTTGACTCAAGTCTTCCTGAACCTGTTGAAGAACGCCGCAGAAGCTTCGGAAGGGAATGGAGAAATCAAGATCCGTACCTTCTACGAACACAGCCTGCGTCTGCGTCGCGCCGATGGATCGGGGCAGCCGCTGCCGCTGCAGATCGAAATCATCGACGACGGCCCCGGCATCCCGCCGGAAATCTCCAACGAGATCTTCGAGCCCTTCGTTTCGGGGCGTGAGAACGGCACGGGGCTTGGTCTCGCGCTTGTCTCGAAGATCATCAACGATCACGACGGCTGGGTCACGCTCGACTCGGTCCCGGGCAAGACCCGGTTTCGCATTTCACTTCCCGTTGCGCCAAAGGAGGCCTGA
- a CDS encoding bifunctional 2-C-methyl-D-erythritol 4-phosphate cytidylyltransferase/2-C-methyl-D-erythritol 2,4-cyclodiphosphate synthase, with the protein MSNAIIIVAAGRGTRAGGETPKQWQSLAGQPVLAHTVAAFKGIGRIVVVLHPEDMTRGIAQFQGEVALCAGGASRDASVRNALEMLEGSGVEKVLIHDGARPLVSRAVIDGVLDALDSAQTAAPALPVSDALWTGENGQVTGTQDRNGLYRAQTPQGFDFNAILNAHRAHPGGSADDVEVARAAGLSVAITRGSEDNLKITYPEDFARAERLLGDKMDIRLGHGYDVHAFEPGDHVTLCGVTVAHDKKLKGHSDADVGMHALTDAIYGALAEGDIGRHFPPSDPQWKGAASEIFLDHAVKLAEARGFRLGNADVTLICEQPKIGPHAIEMAQALARIIGIEPGRISVKATTSERLGFTGREEGIAAIATATLIKE; encoded by the coding sequence ATGAGCAACGCCATCATCATCGTCGCCGCCGGGCGTGGCACCCGCGCCGGCGGAGAAACCCCGAAGCAATGGCAGAGCCTCGCGGGGCAGCCGGTGCTGGCCCATACCGTTGCCGCTTTCAAAGGCATCGGGCGGATCGTGGTCGTTCTGCATCCCGAGGACATGACGCGCGGCATCGCGCAGTTTCAGGGCGAGGTCGCGCTTTGTGCGGGCGGTGCGAGCCGCGATGCCTCGGTGCGCAATGCGCTGGAGATGCTCGAGGGCTCGGGCGTCGAGAAGGTGCTGATCCATGACGGCGCGCGCCCGCTGGTCAGCCGCGCGGTGATCGACGGCGTGCTCGACGCGCTCGACAGCGCGCAGACGGCAGCGCCCGCCCTGCCCGTGTCGGACGCGCTCTGGACCGGCGAGAACGGTCAGGTCACAGGCACACAGGATCGCAACGGGCTCTACCGCGCGCAGACCCCGCAGGGCTTCGATTTCAACGCGATCCTCAACGCCCACCGCGCCCATCCGGGCGGGTCTGCCGATGACGTGGAAGTGGCCCGCGCGGCCGGTCTTTCGGTTGCGATCACGCGCGGCTCGGAAGACAATCTGAAGATCACCTACCCGGAGGATTTCGCCCGGGCCGAGAGACTGTTGGGAGACAAGATGGATATCCGTTTGGGCCATGGCTACGACGTGCACGCTTTCGAGCCGGGCGATCATGTGACGCTCTGCGGGGTCACGGTGGCGCATGACAAGAAGCTCAAGGGTCATTCCGATGCCGATGTGGGCATGCATGCGCTGACCGATGCGATCTATGGCGCGCTGGCCGAGGGCGATATCGGGCGGCATTTCCCGCCGTCGGACCCGCAATGGAAAGGCGCCGCGTCGGAGATTTTCCTCGACCACGCCGTGAAACTGGCCGAAGCGCGGGGCTTTCGTCTGGGCAATGCCGATGTCACGCTGATCTGCGAGCAACCCAAAATTGGTCCGCATGCCATTGAAATGGCGCAGGCTCTGGCGCGCATCATCGGGATCGAGCCGGGCCGGATCTCGGTCAAGGCCACCACCTCGGAACGTCTGGGCTTCACCGGGCGCGAGGAAGGCATCGCCGCCATCGCCACCGCTACATTGATCAAGGAGTAA
- a CDS encoding branched-chain amino acid ABC transporter permease: MSSNRQAGETSRLRAPLFFAIMAALILLEGFTSGWNSALGILNMGLLSAIMALGVNMQWGYAGLFNAGAMGFLALGGLAPVLISMPPTPGAFSGGGPGIMAAFFVAIVAVLAAVWIWRNLRGKTRGLAVTAVLVVGFFTYRWLFDPAVEVIEAINPSAQGNLGGLGLPTLISWPVGAVLAAGAAWLVGKTALGLRSDYLAIATLGIAEIIVAILKNEQWLDRGVLNVNGIPRPWPVPYEIDLQNSPDFVAQMQSWGLDPQLGSTIAVKLAFLVLFVIVILALIWLTEMSLKAPWGRMMRAIRDNEISAAAMGKNVTRRHLQIFVLGSAVIGLAGAMMISLDGQMTPTSYNPLRYTFLILVMVIVGGSGNNWGSILGGVLIWYVWVKAGDWGPDIMGALAAPFPDGGLKDHLIQSAPHMRMLVMGIILLMVLRFSPRGLLPEK; the protein is encoded by the coding sequence ATGAGCAGCAATCGTCAGGCTGGCGAGACCAGCCGTCTCCGCGCCCCCCTCTTCTTCGCCATCATGGCCGCGCTCATCCTGCTCGAGGGCTTCACCTCGGGCTGGAACTCGGCGCTCGGCATTCTCAACATGGGGCTTCTGTCGGCGATCATGGCGCTCGGCGTGAACATGCAGTGGGGCTATGCGGGCCTGTTCAACGCGGGCGCAATGGGCTTCCTCGCGCTTGGCGGCCTCGCCCCGGTGCTGATCTCCATGCCGCCCACCCCCGGCGCCTTCTCGGGCGGCGGTCCGGGCATCATGGCGGCCTTCTTCGTGGCCATCGTCGCGGTGCTGGCGGCGGTCTGGATCTGGCGCAACCTGCGCGGCAAGACGCGCGGCCTCGCCGTGACCGCGGTGCTGGTCGTCGGCTTCTTCACCTATCGCTGGCTGTTCGATCCGGCGGTCGAGGTGATCGAGGCGATCAACCCCTCGGCGCAGGGCAACCTCGGCGGGCTGGGCCTGCCGACGCTGATCTCCTGGCCCGTGGGCGCGGTTCTCGCCGCAGGCGCGGCCTGGCTGGTCGGCAAGACCGCTCTCGGCCTGCGCTCGGATTACCTCGCGATCGCCACGCTCGGCATCGCAGAGATCATCGTCGCGATCCTGAAGAACGAGCAATGGCTCGACCGGGGCGTGCTGAACGTCAACGGCATCCCGCGCCCCTGGCCGGTGCCCTACGAGATCGACCTGCAGAACTCGCCCGATTTCGTCGCACAGATGCAGAGCTGGGGTCTCGATCCGCAGCTGGGCTCCACCATCGCGGTGAAGCTGGCCTTCCTCGTTCTGTTCGTGATCGTCATCCTCGCGCTGATCTGGCTGACCGAGATGTCGCTGAAAGCGCCCTGGGGCCGGATGATGCGCGCGATCCGCGACAACGAGATCTCGGCGGCGGCAATGGGCAAGAACGTCACCCGCCGCCACCTGCAGATCTTCGTGCTGGGCTCGGCGGTGATCGGGCTTGCGGGCGCGATGATGATCTCGCTCGACGGGCAGATGACGCCGACCTCCTACAACCCGCTGCGCTACACCTTCCTGATCCTCGTGATGGTGATCGTGGGCGGCTCGGGCAACAACTGGGGGTCGATCCTCGGCGGTGTGCTGATCTGGTATGTCTGGGTCAAGGCGGGCGACTGGGGCCCGGATATCATGGGCGCGCTGGCCGCACCCTTCCCCGATGGCGGGCTCAAGGATCACCTGATCCAGTCGGCCCCGCATATGCGGATGCTCGTGATGGGGATCATCCTGCTGATGGTGCTGCGCTTCAGCCCGCGCGGCCTGCTGCCGGAGAAATAA
- a CDS encoding phosphatidylglycerophosphatase A family protein — MLRVLNTVGFVGLLKPAPGTWGSLVAVLVGWAIEHWLGFFPLVIATIAVTALGFWSVRAQLGDSEDDPSEIVIDEVAGQWVALLFPAFGFWQRGLSTGVDLHMVWPGPVAAFLLFRLFDIWKPWLVGRADRRHDATGVMLDDIWAGVFAGIVSIILAGLYHIVFLGMMG; from the coding sequence ATGCTGCGCGTCCTCAACACGGTCGGATTTGTCGGCTTGCTGAAACCCGCGCCGGGCACCTGGGGCTCGCTGGTCGCGGTACTGGTCGGCTGGGCGATCGAGCATTGGCTGGGCTTCTTCCCGCTGGTGATCGCCACCATCGCGGTCACCGCGCTCGGCTTCTGGTCGGTGCGCGCGCAGCTGGGCGACAGCGAAGACGACCCTTCCGAGATCGTCATCGACGAGGTGGCGGGCCAATGGGTCGCGCTCCTGTTCCCCGCCTTCGGCTTCTGGCAGCGCGGCCTCTCCACGGGCGTCGATCTGCACATGGTCTGGCCCGGCCCGGTCGCGGCGTTCCTGCTGTTTAGGCTGTTCGACATCTGGAAGCCGTGGCTCGTGGGCCGCGCCGATCGCCGCCATGATGCGACGGGCGTGATGCTCGACGATATCTGGGCCGGGGTCTTCGCCGGGATCGTGTCGATAATCCTCGCAGGCCTCTACCACATCGTCTTTCTGGGCATGATGGGATGA
- a CDS encoding sensor histidine kinase NtrY-like: MARFRRQKRVRNLFTFGLVVLGPALAIATFIVLGPLGQGADSTALRLILLADFVYFLLLAGLILMRLVQIIAARRAHSAGSRLTLRLTGVFAGIALVPTILVAVFAFLTVNIGLEGWFSDRVRSVVGTSLQAAEAYQSEHKRDLVQDSRALANFLNLRRQASTFMSDGELRELLITGQAGIQRGVKEAYVIDGTGRIVARGDRSYLFDYEEPSPRDIVEAQKGETVLIEDWPNSELRALIRLDAFVDRYLYISRKVDGQILALLDKTRETVTLYQQLESARGRVIFEFGLLYFGFALILILAALWMGLWFAERLSRPIGRLAAAAERVGSGDLDARVIEAEGDDEIATLGEAFNRMTGQLKGQRMALIENHRETEERRRMFDSVLSSVTSGVIGLDADGRIDFVNRAAMTLLALDSARDNARELSTAVPEFVGLYNRLQDGLNEVAQEEIRVSRGGRLESLLVRMAVRRNDLGTPEGYVVAFEDVTDLVSAQRMAAWGDVARRIAHEIKNPLTPIQLSAERIKRKFGKMTEGEDLETLNQLTGVIVRQTNDLRRIVDEFSRFARMPEPDRADHDLAQLVRDAATLQQDSLHGAKLVTDVPTEPVIVELDATMISQAVTNLVKNAGEAIESYTEKGNVEEGFAPEVRLDMQVAPEHVTIHIADNGIGLPPDRSRLFEPYVTTREKGTGLGLPIVKKIIEEHGGTLTLSDAPAFAEGAHRGALAEIRLPRARAALRAIKERGEAPGEVT, translated from the coding sequence TTGGCGCGCTTTCGCCGCCAGAAGCGGGTGCGCAACCTGTTTACCTTCGGTCTGGTCGTTCTGGGCCCGGCGCTCGCGATTGCGACCTTTATAGTCCTCGGGCCCTTGGGACAGGGGGCGGACAGCACCGCGCTGCGCCTGATCCTGCTCGCCGATTTCGTCTATTTCCTGCTACTCGCCGGTCTGATCCTGATGCGGCTGGTGCAGATCATTGCGGCACGGCGCGCGCATTCCGCCGGATCGCGGCTGACCCTGCGCCTGACGGGCGTTTTCGCGGGCATCGCGCTGGTGCCGACGATCCTCGTCGCGGTCTTCGCGTTCCTCACGGTGAATATCGGTCTCGAGGGCTGGTTCTCGGATCGCGTGCGCTCGGTCGTGGGCACGTCGCTTCAGGCCGCCGAGGCGTATCAGTCCGAGCATAAGCGCGATCTTGTGCAGGATAGCCGGGCGCTCGCGAATTTCCTCAATCTGCGGCGGCAGGCCTCGACCTTCATGTCGGATGGCGAACTGCGCGAATTGCTGATCACCGGGCAGGCGGGCATCCAGCGCGGCGTGAAAGAGGCCTATGTGATCGACGGCACGGGCCGGATCGTAGCCCGCGGCGATCGCTCCTATCTCTTTGATTACGAAGAACCTTCCCCGCGCGACATCGTCGAGGCGCAGAAGGGTGAGACGGTGCTGATCGAGGATTGGCCGAACTCGGAACTGCGCGCGCTGATCCGGCTCGATGCATTTGTAGACCGCTATCTCTATATCTCGCGCAAGGTGGACGGGCAGATCCTCGCGCTGCTCGATAAAACGCGCGAGACGGTGACGCTCTATCAGCAATTGGAAAGCGCGCGCGGCCGGGTGATTTTCGAATTCGGGCTGCTTTACTTCGGCTTCGCGCTGATCCTGATCCTCGCCGCGCTCTGGATGGGCCTGTGGTTCGCAGAGCGCCTGTCGCGCCCCATCGGACGGCTTGCCGCCGCGGCAGAGCGCGTCGGGTCGGGCGATCTGGATGCGCGGGTCATCGAGGCCGAGGGCGACGACGAGATCGCGACCCTCGGCGAGGCGTTCAACCGGATGACCGGGCAGTTGAAGGGCCAGCGCATGGCCCTGATCGAGAACCACCGCGAGACCGAGGAACGTCGGCGGATGTTCGATTCCGTGCTGTCTTCGGTGACTTCGGGGGTGATCGGGCTGGACGCCGATGGGCGGATAGACTTCGTGAACCGGGCGGCGATGACCTTGCTGGCGCTCGATAGTGCGCGTGACAATGCCCGCGAGCTCTCGACCGCCGTTCCGGAATTCGTCGGGCTTTACAATCGCTTGCAGGACGGACTTAACGAGGTCGCGCAAGAGGAAATCCGGGTCTCGCGCGGTGGGCGGCTGGAAAGCCTGCTGGTGCGCATGGCGGTGCGGCGCAACGATCTGGGCACGCCCGAGGGCTATGTGGTGGCCTTCGAGGATGTGACCGATCTGGTCTCGGCCCAGCGGATGGCGGCATGGGGCGACGTTGCGCGGCGCATCGCTCATGAGATCAAGAACCCGCTGACGCCGATCCAGCTCTCGGCCGAGCGGATCAAGCGCAAATTCGGCAAGATGACCGAGGGTGAAGATCTCGAAACGCTCAATCAGCTCACCGGCGTGATTGTGCGGCAAACCAATGACTTGCGGCGCATTGTTGATGAATTCTCGCGCTTCGCGCGGATGCCGGAACCCGACCGCGCCGATCACGATCTGGCGCAGCTCGTGCGCGACGCCGCGACCTTGCAGCAAGACAGCCTGCATGGCGCGAAGCTGGTGACGGATGTCCCGACAGAGCCGGTGATTGTCGAACTGGACGCGACGATGATTTCGCAAGCGGTGACGAACCTTGTGAAGAATGCTGGCGAAGCGATTGAATCCTATACGGAAAAAGGCAACGTGGAAGAAGGCTTCGCGCCCGAGGTTCGCCTCGATATGCAGGTCGCGCCCGAGCATGTGACGATCCATATCGCGGATAACGGGATCGGCCTGCCGCCCGACCGCTCGCGGCTGTTCGAGCCTTACGTGACGACGCGCGAGAAAGGCACCGGGCTGGGCCTTCCCATCGTCAAGAAGATCATTGAGGAACATGGTGGAACGCTGACGCTGAGCGACGCGCCCGCCTTCGCAGAGGGTGCTCATCGCGGGGCGCTCGCCGAAATCAGGCTCCCACGCGCGCGAGCAGCGCTCAGAGCCATCAAGGAGAGGGGCGAAGCCCCCGGGGAAGTGACATGA
- a CDS encoding response regulator has translation MDGTVLVADDDRTIRTVLTQALTRAGCKVHATASLVTLMRWVEEGKGDLVISDVIMPDGNGLEALPKISEERPGLPVIVISAQNTIMTAIQAAEAEAYDYLPKPFDLPDLMKRAQKALEQKRRSPIAPREIEGGGDAGDLPLVGRTPAMQELYRLVARVMNADLAVLIAGESGTGKSLIAKAIHDFSDRRTLPFVVAQAGDLQGADGPAALVAKAKGGSLVFDEVGDYDDDTQARIVRMLDALPDPAPRIMATTQIDLAGLMEAGKFRQDLFYRLGGVTLNVPSLRERVEDIPLLAEHFLARAERDGLGLRRFTPEALQLVRAYSWPGNVRQLENTIRRLAVTSPEEEITRAEAEFVLGNQPAIEPLRQGGEGEKLSASIARHLRRYFDLHGGTLPPPGLYDRILKEMEAPLIEIALDATGGNQARCADLLGINRNTLRKKITDLDIQVTRRRKLM, from the coding sequence ATGGACGGCACCGTACTTGTCGCGGATGACGATCGCACAATCCGCACCGTTCTGACCCAGGCCCTGACCCGGGCGGGCTGTAAGGTTCATGCCACTGCTTCGCTGGTAACGCTGATGCGTTGGGTCGAAGAGGGCAAAGGCGACTTGGTGATCTCGGACGTGATCATGCCTGACGGTAACGGGCTGGAGGCGCTGCCGAAAATCTCCGAGGAGCGCCCGGGTCTGCCGGTCATCGTGATCTCTGCGCAGAACACGATCATGACCGCGATCCAGGCAGCCGAGGCCGAGGCTTACGACTATCTGCCCAAACCGTTCGATCTGCCGGACCTGATGAAGCGCGCGCAAAAGGCGCTGGAGCAGAAGCGCCGTAGCCCGATCGCCCCGCGCGAGATCGAAGGCGGCGGCGATGCGGGCGATTTGCCTCTGGTCGGGCGGACGCCGGCGATGCAGGAGCTTTATCGGCTTGTCGCACGGGTGATGAATGCCGATCTCGCGGTGCTGATCGCGGGTGAAAGCGGCACCGGCAAGTCCTTGATCGCGAAGGCTATTCACGACTTTTCGGATCGCCGTACGCTGCCCTTCGTGGTGGCGCAGGCGGGCGATCTGCAGGGCGCGGACGGCCCGGCGGCGCTGGTGGCGAAGGCCAAGGGCGGATCGCTCGTCTTCGACGAGGTTGGCGATTACGACGACGACACGCAGGCGCGTATCGTGCGGATGCTCGACGCGCTGCCCGATCCCGCGCCGCGGATCATGGCGACGACACAGATCGACCTCGCGGGGCTGATGGAGGCCGGCAAGTTCCGTCAGGACCTGTTCTACCGGCTGGGCGGCGTGACGCTGAACGTGCCGAGCCTGCGCGAGCGGGTCGAGGATATCCCGCTTCTGGCCGAGCATTTCCTTGCCCGCGCCGAGCGCGACGGGCTGGGCCTGCGCCGCTTCACGCCCGAGGCTCTGCAACTCGTGCGCGCCTATTCCTGGCCCGGCAACGTGCGCCAGCTGGAGAACACGATCCGCCGTCTTGCGGTGACCTCGCCCGAGGAAGAAATCACCCGCGCGGAGGCGGAATTCGTGCTGGGCAACCAGCCTGCGATCGAGCCGCTGCGCCAAGGCGGCGAGGGCGAGAAGCTCTCCGCCTCCATCGCGCGCCACCTGCGGCGCTATTTCGACCTTCACGGCGGCACGCTGCCGCCTCCGGGCCTTTACGACCGGATTTTGAAGGAAATGGAGGCGCCGCTGATCGAAATCGCGCTCGATGCGACCGGTGGCAACCAGGCCAGATGTGCCGATCTGCTTGGCATCAACCGCAATACGTTGCGTAAAAAGATCACCGATCTGGATATTCAGGTGACACGCCGCCGCAAACTGATGTAA
- the ntrX gene encoding nitrogen assimilation response regulator NtrX: MSDILIVDDEKDIRELIADILRDEGFKTRLAANSNECMDEINAQEPALMILDIWLKDSKMDGIDILKTVKRDNPDVPVIIISGHGNIEIAVAAIKQGAYDFIEKPFNIDQLMVVISRAMETARLRRENSTLKRRDMSSGEMIGDSAAFRRLKDQLDKVTKSNGRVMLTGEPGSGKEMAARYIHQFSTRAAGPFITVNSASIEPDRMEEVLFGRETPERGVEKGLLEQAHGGVIYFDEVAEMPLGTQSKILRVLTEQQFLRVGGADKVRVDLRVISSTTRDLMTQIREGLFRQELYDRLNVVPIEVPPLSERREDVPLLADHFLRGFNETQGLPLREISEEAAALMQTMDWPGNVRQLRNVIERVLILGEGTGAIEARELPGQEGPADEGRIVLGGALATLPLREARELFEREYLLTQINRFGGNISRTANFVGMERSALHRKLKSLGVVTTNKAGARVAQFDGGEE, from the coding sequence ATGAGCGACATTCTGATCGTCGACGACGAGAAAGACATCCGCGAGCTGATCGCCGACATCCTGCGCGACGAAGGCTTCAAGACACGCCTCGCGGCGAATTCCAACGAGTGCATGGACGAGATCAACGCGCAGGAACCGGCGCTGATGATCCTCGATATCTGGCTGAAGGACAGCAAGATGGACGGGATCGACATCCTCAAGACGGTCAAGCGCGACAACCCGGACGTGCCGGTGATCATCATCTCGGGCCACGGCAATATCGAGATCGCGGTGGCGGCGATCAAGCAGGGCGCCTACGACTTCATCGAGAAGCCCTTCAACATCGACCAGCTGATGGTGGTGATCTCGCGCGCGATGGAGACGGCGCGGCTGCGGCGCGAGAACTCGACGCTCAAGCGCCGCGACATGTCCTCGGGCGAGATGATCGGCGACTCGGCCGCGTTCCGGCGGCTGAAGGATCAGCTCGACAAGGTGACCAAGTCCAACGGCCGGGTGATGCTGACGGGCGAGCCGGGCTCGGGCAAGGAGATGGCCGCGCGCTATATCCACCAGTTCTCGACCCGTGCGGCGGGGCCGTTCATCACGGTCAATTCCGCTTCGATCGAACCCGACCGGATGGAAGAGGTGCTCTTCGGGCGCGAAACACCCGAGCGCGGCGTCGAGAAGGGGCTCTTGGAACAGGCCCATGGCGGCGTGATCTATTTCGACGAGGTGGCCGAGATGCCGCTCGGCACGCAGTCGAAAATCCTGCGCGTGCTGACCGAGCAGCAATTCCTGCGCGTGGGCGGGGCCGACAAGGTCCGCGTCGATCTGCGGGTGATCTCGTCGACGACTCGCGATCTGATGACGCAGATTCGCGAGGGGCTTTTCCGGCAGGAGCTCTACGACCGGCTGAACGTGGTGCCGATCGAGGTGCCGCCGCTCTCGGAGCGGCGCGAGGACGTGCCGCTTCTGGCCGATCATTTCCTGCGCGGCTTCAACGAGACCCAGGGCCTGCCGCTGCGTGAAATCTCGGAAGAGGCCGCGGCGCTGATGCAGACGATGGACTGGCCGGGCAATGTCCGCCAGCTGCGCAACGTGATCGAGCGGGTGCTGATCCTCGGCGAAGGCACGGGCGCGATCGAGGCGCGCGAGCTGCCCGGTCAGGAAGGCCCGGCGGATGAGGGCCGCATCGTTTTGGGCGGCGCGCTCGCAACGCTGCCTTTGCGCGAGGCGCGCGAGCTGTTCGAGCGCGAATACCTGCTCACCCAGATCAACCGTTTCGGGGGCAACATCTCGCGGACTGCGAATTTCGTCGGCATGGAACGCTCGGCGCTGCACCGCAAACTCAAATCGCTCGGCGTCGTCACCACGAACAAGGCGGGCGCCCGCGTCGCCCAATTCGACGGCGGCGAGGAGTAA